A single Cnuibacter physcomitrellae DNA region contains:
- a CDS encoding acyl-CoA dehydrogenase family protein: protein MSSSPSGVEDDIALAPPEPDLTPEAMVARARDMRGLLRERQAETEAAGNISEDTVDLLVSSGFYRVLQPRTFGGYGFDLPTYVRLATEVARGCPETAWVLSLVLGHVHQLATFPIEAQRDAYARDGEFRAPEVAAPQGRGVVVPGGYRVTGAWDYASGSAHATHILLAFIVPEGAPGGGGLRMGLFDRDDYTIEHNWDVIGMQGTGSNRVVLDDVFVPEHRTKPFPVLSPVIDHEVYDDSPVFFGPSRPFVVMESAAVIVGAAEGALDLYEETFRARKTGPSGAPRDELAEYQLNFGRCRALVDTARAALLQTATDYMSVAETTRRTGIPCPDDDARRMTLVVLQSIHLAHDAVDIIFRTVGSSASKRDSMLGRYWRNVGVLRGHLAHQSDSAALNYGRTHFGHPAVGIS, encoded by the coding sequence ATGAGCTCATCACCATCCGGTGTCGAGGACGACATCGCCCTGGCACCGCCCGAGCCCGACCTGACCCCCGAGGCGATGGTGGCGCGTGCACGCGACATGCGGGGTCTCCTCCGGGAGCGTCAGGCGGAGACCGAGGCCGCCGGGAACATCTCCGAGGACACCGTCGATCTCCTCGTCTCGTCGGGCTTCTACCGGGTCCTCCAGCCGCGCACGTTCGGCGGCTACGGCTTCGACCTGCCCACCTACGTGCGCCTCGCCACCGAGGTCGCCCGGGGTTGTCCGGAGACGGCCTGGGTGCTCTCGCTCGTGCTCGGCCACGTGCATCAGCTGGCCACCTTCCCGATCGAGGCGCAGCGCGACGCCTACGCGCGCGACGGCGAGTTCCGAGCCCCCGAGGTGGCTGCCCCGCAGGGTCGCGGAGTGGTCGTACCGGGTGGATACCGCGTCACCGGCGCCTGGGACTACGCCTCGGGCAGCGCGCATGCCACGCACATCCTCCTCGCCTTCATCGTGCCCGAGGGCGCCCCCGGCGGCGGCGGGCTGCGGATGGGGCTGTTCGATCGCGACGACTACACGATCGAGCACAACTGGGACGTCATCGGGATGCAGGGCACGGGATCGAATCGTGTCGTCCTCGACGACGTCTTCGTGCCCGAGCACCGGACGAAGCCGTTCCCCGTGCTCTCGCCCGTGATCGACCACGAGGTCTACGACGACAGCCCCGTGTTCTTCGGACCGTCCCGTCCGTTCGTCGTCATGGAGTCGGCCGCGGTCATCGTGGGTGCAGCCGAGGGTGCGCTCGATCTCTACGAGGAGACGTTCCGAGCACGCAAGACGGGACCCTCCGGGGCCCCGCGCGACGAGCTCGCCGAGTACCAGCTCAACTTCGGACGATGCCGAGCCCTGGTCGACACCGCGCGCGCGGCGCTGCTGCAGACCGCCACGGACTACATGTCGGTCGCCGAGACGACGCGACGGACCGGGATCCCCTGCCCCGACGATGACGCTCGGCGCATGACCCTGGTCGTCCTCCAGAGCATCCACCTCGCGCACGACGCCGTGGACATCATCTTCCGCACCGTAGGATCGTCGGCGTCGAAGCGGGACTCCATGCTCGGGCGCTACTGGCGGAACGTCGGGGTGCTGCGCGGACACCTCGCGCACCAGTCCGACAGCGCGGCGCTGAACTACGGGCGCACGCACTTCGGGCACCCCGCCGTGGGCATCTCGTGA
- a CDS encoding IclR family transcriptional regulator, translated as MNATSSDRMLSVMDLFTPEKPEWTVDEACAVLGQSESTVYRYFRSLSAAGLIFSVRAGRYLLGPGIVHFDRQLRTSDPLIRATEPGILEIAAQYDEAGMLFISRIHRDYLMTMHEHRLGSSPFPEGSYDRGKLAPAFLGAPALAIHSFAEVRIVRSIFRSTGGSAEDWLEMKRQMRAVRAQGYAFGVGDPDEGIVHVSVPLKRADLGVAGSLNIALLGRDDDEPVIERAANLLMAASAAVGEAFTSSAD; from the coding sequence ATGAACGCGACGAGTTCCGACCGGATGCTGTCCGTGATGGACCTCTTCACGCCCGAGAAGCCCGAGTGGACGGTCGACGAGGCCTGCGCCGTGCTCGGCCAGTCGGAGAGCACCGTGTACCGCTACTTCCGCAGCCTCAGCGCGGCGGGCCTCATCTTCAGCGTCCGAGCCGGCCGTTACCTCCTCGGCCCGGGCATCGTGCACTTCGACCGGCAGCTGCGCACCAGCGACCCGCTGATCCGCGCCACCGAGCCGGGCATCCTGGAGATCGCGGCCCAATACGACGAAGCGGGGATGCTGTTCATCAGCCGCATCCATCGTGACTACCTGATGACCATGCACGAGCACCGGCTCGGGTCCTCGCCCTTCCCCGAGGGGTCCTACGACCGGGGCAAGCTCGCGCCCGCGTTTCTCGGCGCGCCGGCGCTCGCGATCCACTCGTTCGCCGAGGTGCGGATCGTCCGGTCCATCTTCCGCTCCACCGGCGGGAGTGCGGAGGACTGGCTCGAGATGAAGCGCCAGATGCGCGCCGTCCGGGCGCAGGGCTACGCGTTCGGGGTCGGCGATCCGGACGAGGGCATCGTCCACGTCTCGGTCCCCCTCAAGCGTGCCGACCTCGGCGTGGCCGGAAGCCTCAACATCGCTCTGCTCGGCCGTGATGACGACGAGCCCGTCATCGAGCGGGCCGCGAACCTGCTCATGGCTGCGTCCGCAGCCGTCGGCGAGGCCTTCACCTCCTCCGCGGACTGA
- a CDS encoding carbohydrate ABC transporter permease: MFRYTPLTFVREIIMILVTAIFALPLYILLVGSMKTTAEFRSTSPLALPTDPQWSNFLEVITTTGRNSIVAGFMNSLILTVGSLVVIILLGSFCAYVIVRSTRRWARASFYLFLVAIILPTQLGIVPLYVGARAVGLTGSLIGLIIIYSGMFLPLCVFLYASFFRGHPRDYEEAAAIDGAGPFRTYWHSVLPLMAPVTGTVAILAGVAIWNDFFTPLIFLGGTNYPTLPVVMYQYVGNLVAEWNKIFAVVVIAFIPVMIFFIFTQRRLMQGFSGGVKS; this comes from the coding sequence ATGTTCAGATACACGCCCCTCACGTTCGTGAGGGAGATCATCATGATCCTGGTCACCGCGATCTTCGCGCTGCCGCTCTACATCCTGCTCGTCGGGTCGATGAAGACGACCGCCGAGTTCCGCAGCACCTCACCCCTCGCGCTGCCGACGGACCCGCAGTGGTCGAACTTCCTCGAGGTCATCACCACGACCGGCCGGAACAGCATCGTCGCCGGGTTCATGAACAGCCTCATCCTCACCGTGGGGAGCCTGGTCGTCATCATCCTGCTCGGCTCGTTCTGCGCCTACGTGATCGTCAGGTCGACCAGGCGATGGGCGCGGGCGTCCTTCTACCTGTTCCTCGTCGCCATCATCCTCCCGACCCAGCTCGGGATCGTCCCGCTCTACGTCGGCGCCCGAGCCGTCGGACTCACCGGCTCGCTGATCGGGCTCATCATCATCTACTCGGGGATGTTCCTGCCGCTGTGCGTGTTCCTGTACGCCTCGTTCTTCCGCGGCCACCCCCGCGACTACGAGGAGGCGGCGGCCATCGACGGCGCCGGCCCCTTCCGCACCTACTGGCACTCGGTGCTCCCCCTGATGGCTCCTGTCACGGGAACGGTCGCCATCCTGGCGGGCGTCGCCATCTGGAACGACTTCTTCACCCCGCTCATCTTCCTGGGCGGGACGAACTACCCCACGTTGCCGGTCGTGATGTACCAGTACGTCGGCAACCTGGTCGCCGAGTGGAACAAGATCTTCGCGGTCGTCGTCATCGCGTTCATCCCCGTGATGATCTTCTTCATCTTCACCCAGCGTCGCCTCATGCAGGGCTTCTCGGGCGGGGTGAAGAGCTGA
- a CDS encoding carbohydrate ABC transporter permease translates to MQRRTRPRATTPEPRAGRPLIAFGRWWWAGPALLAVLLVQYAATLAGTFFAFTDYSGVGTFTLTGLDNFVAIFQDPSVLGVIGNTLLYAVAQMVGTTILGLAFALALHRGLKSRYVLRAIVFLPIALSPLAVSYVWKFVFEYDGLLNQALGALGLEQFQRTWLGDPETAIWTVVTVIIWQGVGISMVIFLAGLSRIPAELEEAASLDRANLWQRFRYVTLPALRPSVTVATMLSLIFGLRLFDPILALTGGGPVSSSKNLALLVYEQAFTQGNFGYGAALSLILTVIILIFAIIQQLITRERPGD, encoded by the coding sequence ATGCAGCGCCGGACCCGTCCCCGTGCCACCACCCCCGAGCCCCGGGCAGGACGACCGCTGATCGCGTTCGGACGGTGGTGGTGGGCAGGCCCGGCGCTCCTGGCCGTCCTGCTGGTGCAGTACGCGGCGACGCTGGCCGGCACGTTCTTCGCGTTCACCGACTACTCCGGCGTCGGCACGTTCACCCTCACCGGTCTCGACAACTTCGTCGCGATCTTCCAGGATCCTTCGGTCCTCGGCGTCATCGGCAACACGCTGCTGTATGCGGTCGCGCAGATGGTGGGCACGACCATCCTCGGCCTGGCCTTCGCCCTCGCCCTCCACCGCGGTCTGAAGTCGCGGTACGTCCTGAGGGCCATCGTCTTCCTGCCGATCGCCCTCAGCCCGCTCGCCGTCTCCTACGTCTGGAAGTTCGTCTTCGAGTACGACGGGCTGCTCAACCAGGCGCTCGGCGCCCTCGGCCTCGAGCAGTTCCAGCGCACCTGGCTCGGAGACCCGGAGACGGCCATCTGGACCGTCGTCACGGTGATCATCTGGCAGGGCGTGGGGATCTCCATGGTCATCTTCCTCGCCGGTCTGTCACGGATCCCCGCAGAGCTCGAAGAGGCCGCGTCGCTCGACCGGGCGAACCTGTGGCAGCGATTCCGCTACGTCACGTTGCCCGCGCTGCGTCCGTCCGTGACGGTCGCGACGATGCTCTCGCTGATCTTCGGACTGCGCCTGTTCGACCCGATCCTGGCCCTGACCGGGGGCGGCCCGGTGAGCTCCAGCAAGAACCTGGCGCTCCTGGTCTACGAGCAGGCCTTCACGCAGGGGAACTTCGGCTACGGAGCCGCCCTGTCCCTCATCCTGACAGTGATCATCCTCATCTTCGCCATCATCCAGCAGCTCATCACGCGAGAGCGCCCGGGAGACTAG
- a CDS encoding ABC transporter substrate-binding protein translates to MSQHSRPRRPLAILGIGVASALLLAGCSTAEPSSGGDSSGGDVTLTFAYPKAGATTPWETMAEKYTEETGIKVEVEPIYIDGYDAAISTRLQSGNAPDLFLTEPGSGPKGLVTLGSAGLLGEVTGQAADLINSAETSAYGSDGKVYGFPLYNAPRAAVVFDGNLDKAGVQWPDTISDMLATCKTSKSNGYAFTLGQFGSSFTADGQALLIAASSVYANDPDWDAKRAAGDVTFSDTDGWRYAIQTLSDMYAAGCYQDGAEAAQGEFWTGVGAGETPSVLSLTTGEADIWKDLSQLLPNETTSVYAFPGQTADDRRVVNSVKFTLSYAAANANSEAAKAYIDWLSQPENLQQIADITGTVPAGEVTADSLESVYEPIKSLVADGKVISEPGLTWPNGVLAAMQEDVPGLFTGQKTVDQVLSDMDAAWAKS, encoded by the coding sequence ATGTCACAGCATTCACGTCCCCGCAGGCCGCTGGCCATCCTCGGAATCGGAGTGGCCTCCGCTCTGCTCCTCGCCGGCTGCTCCACCGCTGAGCCCTCGAGCGGCGGCGACTCGAGCGGGGGCGACGTCACCCTGACGTTCGCGTACCCCAAGGCCGGCGCGACGACGCCCTGGGAGACCATGGCAGAGAAGTACACCGAGGAGACCGGGATCAAGGTCGAGGTCGAACCGATCTACATCGACGGCTACGACGCCGCGATCAGCACCAGGCTGCAGAGCGGGAACGCTCCTGACCTGTTCCTCACCGAGCCCGGATCCGGCCCGAAGGGTCTCGTGACGCTCGGCAGCGCGGGACTCCTGGGAGAGGTCACCGGCCAGGCCGCGGATCTGATCAACTCGGCGGAGACCTCGGCGTACGGATCTGACGGCAAGGTGTACGGGTTCCCCCTCTACAACGCGCCACGGGCGGCCGTCGTCTTCGACGGCAACCTCGACAAGGCCGGCGTCCAGTGGCCGGACACCATCTCCGACATGCTGGCCACCTGCAAGACGTCGAAGTCGAACGGCTACGCGTTCACGCTCGGACAGTTCGGATCCTCGTTCACCGCCGACGGTCAGGCGCTCCTCATCGCGGCCAGCTCGGTGTACGCGAACGACCCCGACTGGGATGCGAAGCGAGCAGCGGGCGACGTCACCTTCAGCGACACGGACGGGTGGAGGTACGCCATCCAGACGTTGTCCGACATGTACGCCGCCGGCTGCTACCAGGACGGCGCGGAGGCAGCCCAGGGCGAGTTCTGGACCGGTGTGGGCGCGGGTGAGACGCCGTCGGTGCTCTCGCTCACGACGGGTGAGGCGGACATCTGGAAGGACCTGTCCCAGCTTCTCCCCAACGAGACCACCTCGGTCTACGCCTTCCCCGGCCAGACCGCAGACGACCGTCGCGTCGTCAACTCGGTGAAGTTCACCCTGTCCTACGCGGCGGCGAACGCCAACAGCGAGGCGGCGAAGGCCTACATCGACTGGCTCTCACAGCCCGAGAACCTCCAGCAGATCGCCGACATCACGGGCACGGTGCCAGCCGGCGAGGTCACCGCAGACTCGCTGGAGTCGGTCTACGAGCCCATCAAGTCGCTGGTGGCCGACGGCAAGGTCATCTCGGAGCCCGGGCTGACGTGGCCCAACGGGGTCCTCGCGGCCATGCAGGAGGACGTCCCGGGCCTGTTCACCGGCCAGAAGACGGTCGACCAGGTGCTCTCCGACATGGACGCAGCGTGGGCCAAGTCGTAG
- a CDS encoding aldehyde dehydrogenase family protein: MPRTPFTDEPARHYIDGEWRAIGPRAQSFDPATGEPLGEYFDGGLEAANEAIAAARTAFTSGSWRSDRERRARALWDLSLTLERNLDRIALAITLENGKPLAQAQFELSIAAPKLRYFAGLALTDLGTAAETPSGFSILSREPIGVAGVIVPWNSPGILSIRSIAPALAAGCTVAVKMPAQTALTNALIAELFAETTSLPEGIVNLFTESGDEGAKALVASPEVGVISYTGSSAVGARIMAAAAPQLKRVSLELGGKTPMVVFDDADLDVVVPTLTAAVTTFAGQFCMTGSRVIAQASIADELRDRLASSLSAVRVGPGIDPETQMGPLIDRASVERVHRMVSVSGGETILEGGPIEGPGAFYRPTLVGITDLGSTLVQDEVFGPVATFETFDGEDEAVFRANATDYGLSASVWTRDGGRSLRVSQAIEAGTVWTNAWAQIFDQFEEGGYKKSGLGRLNGPGGLAEFQEVKHIYRSV, translated from the coding sequence ATGCCTCGCACCCCGTTCACGGATGAGCCGGCCCGGCATTACATCGATGGGGAATGGCGGGCCATCGGTCCACGAGCGCAGTCCTTCGATCCGGCCACCGGCGAGCCCCTCGGAGAGTACTTCGACGGCGGCCTCGAGGCCGCGAACGAGGCCATCGCCGCCGCCCGCACCGCCTTCACGAGCGGATCGTGGCGGAGTGATCGCGAACGTCGCGCACGAGCCCTGTGGGACCTCTCCCTCACGCTGGAGCGGAACCTCGATCGGATCGCCCTGGCGATCACGCTGGAGAACGGCAAGCCGCTCGCGCAGGCCCAGTTCGAGCTCAGCATCGCGGCTCCCAAGCTGCGCTACTTCGCAGGCCTGGCCCTCACGGATCTCGGGACGGCGGCGGAGACGCCGTCCGGATTCTCGATCCTCTCGCGCGAGCCGATCGGCGTCGCCGGGGTCATCGTCCCGTGGAACTCCCCGGGGATCCTCTCGATCCGCTCGATCGCCCCCGCGCTCGCGGCGGGTTGCACCGTCGCGGTCAAGATGCCGGCCCAGACGGCACTGACGAACGCGCTGATCGCCGAGCTGTTCGCCGAGACGACCTCCCTGCCGGAGGGGATCGTGAACCTGTTCACGGAGTCGGGCGACGAAGGGGCGAAGGCGCTCGTCGCCAGCCCCGAGGTGGGCGTGATCAGCTACACGGGCAGCTCCGCGGTGGGCGCCCGCATCATGGCGGCCGCCGCCCCCCAGCTCAAGCGCGTCTCCCTCGAACTGGGCGGCAAGACGCCCATGGTCGTGTTCGACGACGCCGATCTCGATGTCGTCGTCCCGACTCTCACCGCTGCCGTCACCACCTTCGCGGGTCAGTTCTGCATGACGGGCAGCCGCGTCATCGCCCAGGCGTCGATCGCCGACGAGCTCCGCGACAGGCTGGCATCGTCGCTCTCGGCCGTCCGCGTGGGACCGGGGATCGACCCCGAGACCCAGATGGGCCCGCTGATCGACAGGGCGTCGGTCGAGCGGGTGCACCGGATGGTGTCCGTCAGCGGTGGTGAGACCATCCTCGAGGGCGGCCCGATCGAGGGGCCCGGCGCCTTCTACCGACCCACGCTCGTGGGCATCACCGACCTCGGCTCGACCCTCGTGCAGGACGAGGTGTTCGGCCCGGTCGCCACCTTCGAGACCTTCGACGGCGAAGATGAGGCGGTCTTCCGGGCGAACGCGACCGACTACGGCCTCTCCGCCTCTGTCTGGACCCGAGACGGTGGGAGATCGCTCCGCGTCTCGCAGGCCATCGAGGCAGGCACCGTCTGGACGAACGCGTGGGCGCAGATCTTCGACCAGTTCGAAGAGGGCGGCTACAAGAAGAGCGGCCTCGGCCGCCTCAACGGCCCCGGCGGCCTCGCCGAGTTCCAGGAAGTCAAGCACATCTACCGTTCCGTCTGA
- a CDS encoding efflux RND transporter periplasmic adaptor subunit codes for MGLRERAGRAASRARALRPRTWIIGGAVALVVLGGGTTWAVLATTGAQAETRPTTTTVAASLETLEKTVSSSGTIAPTTTEDVSFGVEGTVQTVNVQEGQQVAAGDVLATVDTLHANAAVLEAKATLAAAQAKLSSAEADDDGSDSSATAIASFQAQVDVAQTDVTEAETAATGTTLVAPIAGLVTNASVEVGDVVSGSSSSGSSSSTGSAASGTSSSGGLGGATGSGGTTSGSSGSTSSTGQFTIVSTDSWTVSLSVSETEVSEIAVGDQVELSTDDGTSFFGTVGSIGLLPSTSSGAAAYPVVVDVTGSPDGLFDGVSVTGDIVYERRADVLTVPSAAVTTGTDGTSTVTVVADDGTETVTTVGVGETSGNLVEITSGLAEGDMVKVTVFTPGSGGGGQGTGGTGGTFPGGGTGGTGGTFPGGGTLPDGGSLPGGGQFPSGGTFPGGGQQGGR; via the coding sequence ATGGGACTGCGGGAGAGAGCGGGACGGGCGGCGAGCAGAGCGCGCGCGCTGCGGCCACGCACCTGGATCATCGGCGGCGCGGTCGCGCTCGTCGTCCTCGGTGGGGGCACGACCTGGGCGGTCCTGGCGACCACGGGCGCCCAGGCGGAGACCCGGCCCACCACGACCACCGTCGCGGCGAGCCTGGAGACGCTGGAGAAGACCGTGTCGTCCTCGGGGACGATCGCTCCCACCACGACCGAGGACGTGAGCTTCGGGGTCGAGGGCACGGTGCAGACCGTGAACGTGCAGGAGGGACAGCAGGTCGCCGCGGGCGACGTGCTGGCGACCGTGGACACCCTGCACGCGAACGCCGCGGTGCTCGAGGCCAAGGCCACCCTCGCGGCGGCCCAGGCGAAGCTGTCCTCTGCCGAGGCGGACGACGACGGCAGCGACTCGTCCGCGACGGCGATCGCCTCGTTCCAGGCACAGGTCGACGTGGCCCAGACCGACGTGACGGAGGCGGAGACCGCCGCGACCGGCACCACGCTCGTCGCCCCGATCGCCGGACTGGTCACGAACGCGAGCGTCGAGGTGGGGGACGTCGTCTCCGGATCCAGCTCCTCGGGATCATCCAGCTCGACGGGTTCTGCCGCCTCGGGCACGTCCTCGAGCGGAGGCCTGGGGGGTGCGACCGGCTCCGGGGGCACGACCTCGGGGTCGAGCGGATCCACGAGCTCGACCGGCCAGTTCACGATCGTCAGCACGGACTCCTGGACGGTGAGCCTGTCGGTCAGCGAGACCGAGGTCTCCGAGATCGCCGTCGGCGATCAGGTCGAGCTGTCCACCGACGACGGCACGAGCTTCTTCGGCACGGTCGGCTCGATCGGCCTGCTGCCCTCGACCAGCTCGGGTGCCGCGGCCTACCCGGTGGTCGTCGACGTCACCGGGTCCCCGGATGGCCTCTTCGACGGCGTCTCCGTGACGGGCGACATCGTCTACGAGCGTCGCGCCGACGTGCTGACCGTGCCGTCCGCGGCCGTCACCACCGGGACCGACGGCACGTCGACCGTGACCGTGGTCGCGGACGACGGCACCGAGACGGTCACGACCGTCGGGGTGGGCGAGACGAGCGGGAACCTCGTCGAGATCACGTCCGGCCTCGCCGAAGGGGACATGGTGAAGGTCACGGTCTTCACCCCGGGCAGCGGCGGCGGTGGGCAGGGCACGGGAGGTACGGGTGGCACGTTCCCCGGCGGCGGCACCGGAGGTACGGGTGGCACGTTCCCCGGCGGCGGCACCCTGCCCGACGGCGGCAGCCTCCCGGGCGGCGGCCAGTTCCCGAGCGGCGGCACCTTCCCCGGCGGCGGACAGCAGGGGGGTCGGTGA
- a CDS encoding ABC transporter ATP-binding protein produces MAALTSRPEATTAAREPVIELQDARKVYRSGAIEFEALRGIDLEIHEGEYVAIMGPSGSGKSTLMNVLGCLDTLTSGSYRLAGSDVRDLDEAELAEVRNRRIGFVFQQFNLLPSLAAWQNVELPLMYGRVPRADRRARAARALDRVGLGSRLDNRPGELSGGQQQRVAVARALVGEPTMILADEPTGNLDTVSTNDVLELFDELHEAGRTIVLITHETEVAARAKRVVVVRDGRLQDAEVLAS; encoded by the coding sequence ATGGCGGCCCTCACCTCGCGGCCGGAAGCGACGACGGCGGCTCGCGAACCCGTCATCGAGCTCCAGGACGCCCGCAAGGTCTACCGCTCCGGCGCGATCGAGTTCGAGGCGCTGCGTGGCATCGACCTCGAGATCCACGAGGGCGAGTACGTCGCGATCATGGGTCCGTCGGGTTCGGGCAAGTCCACCCTCATGAACGTGCTGGGCTGCCTCGACACCCTCACCAGCGGCAGCTACCGCCTGGCGGGGAGCGATGTCCGCGACCTCGACGAGGCCGAGCTCGCCGAGGTGCGCAACCGCCGCATCGGGTTCGTGTTCCAGCAGTTCAACCTGCTCCCGTCGCTGGCCGCGTGGCAGAACGTCGAGCTCCCGCTCATGTACGGCCGCGTCCCCCGCGCGGACCGCCGGGCGCGTGCGGCGCGCGCGCTCGATCGCGTCGGCCTGGGGTCCCGTCTCGACAACCGGCCCGGCGAGCTCTCAGGCGGTCAGCAGCAGCGCGTCGCCGTGGCCCGGGCCCTGGTCGGCGAGCCCACCATGATCCTGGCCGACGAGCCCACGGGGAACCTCGACACGGTCTCGACGAACGACGTGCTTGAGCTCTTCGACGAGCTCCACGAGGCCGGGCGCACCATCGTGCTCATCACCCATGAGACCGAGGTGGCGGCGCGCGCCAAGCGCGTGGTCGTCGTCCGTGATGGTCGTCTGCAGGATGCGGAGGTGCTCGCCTCGTGA
- a CDS encoding ABC transporter permease, with amino-acid sequence MNWSETLHTSWAAVRSHALRSLLTVLGILIGIAAVIMTVGLGLGTQKDVSAQISSLGSNLLIVSPGSSTDSSGVRGGFGTGASLTQADATALASSINAPDIGGVAAETTTSLSLEANGTNWTTTVTGTSPSWLDVRSRTLASGEFLDAEDVASNASVVVLGSETADELFGSPYVVGQSVSIDGQDYEVIGVLASAGSDSSSNLDDVALVPSSTATTQLFGGSSGGSVSTIYIKAASDTQLSAAYQEAQTVLLNLHGIASADDADFTISSQDALVGAATSIYQTLTVLLTGIAALSLLVGGIGVMNIMLVSVTERTREIGLRKALGAPPWAIRRQFLVEAAILGLSGGVLGAVLGIGAALALPGVIGSSIVVSPAAVGLSIAVAVAIGIVFGVYPATRAARLAPIDALRSE; translated from the coding sequence GTGAACTGGTCGGAGACGCTGCACACCAGCTGGGCGGCCGTGCGGTCGCACGCGCTCCGGTCGCTGCTCACGGTGCTGGGCATCCTCATCGGGATCGCGGCGGTGATCATGACCGTAGGGCTGGGTCTCGGTACCCAGAAGGACGTCAGTGCCCAGATCTCGTCGCTCGGCAGCAACCTGCTGATCGTCTCGCCCGGTTCCAGCACCGACAGCTCGGGGGTGCGCGGCGGCTTCGGGACGGGTGCATCCCTCACCCAGGCGGATGCGACAGCCTTGGCATCGAGCATCAACGCGCCGGACATCGGCGGGGTAGCGGCCGAGACGACGACGTCCCTCTCGCTCGAGGCGAACGGGACGAACTGGACCACCACCGTCACGGGGACGAGCCCGTCGTGGCTCGACGTGCGCTCGCGCACGCTGGCCTCGGGCGAGTTCCTCGACGCCGAGGACGTCGCGTCGAACGCCTCCGTCGTGGTGCTCGGCTCAGAGACCGCCGACGAGCTGTTCGGCTCGCCGTACGTCGTCGGGCAGTCCGTCTCGATCGACGGCCAGGACTACGAGGTGATCGGGGTGCTCGCCTCGGCAGGGTCCGACTCGTCCTCGAACCTCGACGACGTCGCCCTCGTGCCCTCGAGCACCGCGACCACGCAGCTGTTCGGCGGCTCGTCGGGCGGCTCGGTCTCGACGATCTACATCAAGGCGGCGTCGGATACGCAGCTGTCGGCCGCGTACCAGGAGGCCCAGACCGTGCTGCTCAACCTGCATGGGATCGCCTCCGCCGACGACGCCGACTTCACGATCTCCAGCCAGGACGCCTTGGTCGGCGCCGCGACGTCGATCTATCAGACGCTCACCGTGCTGCTCACCGGGATCGCCGCGCTCTCGCTCCTCGTGGGTGGGATCGGGGTGATGAACATCATGCTGGTGTCGGTCACGGAGCGCACTCGCGAGATCGGACTGCGCAAGGCTCTGGGCGCGCCGCCCTGGGCCATCCGCCGGCAGTTCCTCGTGGAGGCGGCCATCCTAGGACTCTCGGGCGGGGTGCTGGGCGCGGTTCTCGGCATCGGCGCGGCCCTCGCGCTGCCCGGGGTGATCGGATCGTCGATCGTCGTCTCGCCCGCCGCGGTCGGCCTGTCGATCGCCGTCGCGGTGGCCATCGGGATCGTCTTCGGCGTGTATCCCGCCACCCGGGCCGCTCGGCTCGCGCCCATCGATGCCCTACGCAGCGAGTAG
- a CDS encoding DUF5666 domain-containing protein codes for MITNKRTVAVSAGVLLACAGIFALAACAATEASTSSSSSSATSAPPGGGGSGFPGGGTSGEIAALSGTTLQVQDASSQTAVTYSESTTISARVSATLADVTVGSCVTVMSGQVPTDSSSSSSSTGSGDTATSVAISAATDGTCTAGFGGGAPGGGGAGGGTPPTDFPTDGALPTDGARPTGMPSAPDGSGEGPGAFGGFVSGLVTAVSGTTITVDAADMSGTTSPTDVTVGEGTAYTVTRAADASALVVGQCVTAQGESDSSGAVAATSLLVSEPTDGSCTMGFGAGRPGGPGGGSAPSTS; via the coding sequence ATGATCACGAACAAGCGCACCGTCGCGGTCTCCGCGGGCGTCCTGCTCGCTTGCGCCGGCATCTTCGCCCTGGCCGCCTGCGCCGCGACTGAGGCGTCGACGTCCTCGTCATCGTCGTCCGCCACCTCGGCGCCGCCCGGCGGAGGAGGCTCGGGCTTCCCTGGCGGGGGGACGTCGGGTGAGATCGCCGCCCTGAGCGGGACGACGCTCCAGGTGCAGGACGCGTCGTCGCAGACCGCCGTCACGTACTCCGAGTCCACGACGATCTCGGCGAGGGTGAGTGCGACTCTCGCCGACGTGACCGTCGGCTCCTGCGTGACGGTGATGAGCGGGCAAGTGCCCACCGACTCGTCGTCCTCGTCGTCCTCGACGGGATCCGGCGACACGGCCACGTCCGTCGCGATCTCGGCGGCGACCGACGGCACCTGCACTGCAGGCTTCGGCGGAGGCGCGCCAGGTGGTGGGGGCGCCGGCGGCGGCACCCCGCCCACCGACTTCCCGACCGACGGCGCCCTGCCGACCGACGGCGCCCGACCCACGGGCATGCCCTCGGCTCCCGACGGATCCGGGGAGGGGCCCGGCGCCTTCGGCGGCTTCGTCTCCGGACTCGTCACCGCGGTCTCGGGCACGACCATCACCGTCGACGCCGCCGACATGTCGGGAACGACCTCGCCGACAGACGTGACGGTCGGCGAGGGCACGGCCTACACCGTCACCCGCGCCGCAGACGCCTCCGCGCTCGTCGTGGGCCAGTGCGTGACGGCTCAGGGCGAGTCCGACTCGAGCGGCGCGGTCGCCGCGACATCCCTCCTCGTCTCGGAGCCCACCGACGGGAGCTGCACCATGGGCTTCGGCGCGGGCCGCCCCGGTGGCCCCGGCGGTGGATCGGCTCCCTCCACGTCCTGA